The genomic DNA AGTCGCTTTCGAAACAGGTGGTGCGTATTTATCCGCATCTGCCGGGAGTATCGGGCTTGAACGTATATACGAACAAAAAATAGCAAAACTCGAAAAGAAAGAATTTAATAAGTCTCGTAAACGTGTGTTTAAAAGTAGATTTCAGATACCACTTGCAATTGCCTTTATACTTCTTTTATTTGAAGTTGTTATTGGAGATAAAAAGAAAATAAGAAAAACATGAATATCACAATGAATAATAAAATATGCATATTATTTGTTATTGCCTTATCGCTTGGCCATATTGCCTGGATTAATACTCCAAGCAGTAAAGTCAAGGAAGGGAATAAGCTTTTTGAAGAAAAGAAATATGATGAAGCGCAAAAGAAGTATTTAGAAGCACAGCTAGAAAAACCTGAAAGCGAATCGCTCTTTTATAATATTGCAAATGCAGAATATAAAAAGAATAAATATAAAGACGCGGCTGAGCTATATGCAAAGGCTGCTCAGACTGGAGATACACTTCTTGCACAAAAAGCATTGTATAATACAGGAAATGCGCTTTTTAGACAGGGGAAGCTTAAAGAGGCATTGGAAATATATAAAAAAGCGATAGACCTTGATGAAACTGATAAAGATGCAAAATATAATCATGAGTTTGTTAAGAAGAAAATTGAAGAAATGAAAAAACAAGCTCAAAAGAGAGAACAGCAGCAAAAACAAAAAAAACAACAACAGAAAGATAAACAGCAACAACAGCAACAAAATCAGCAGCAGCAACAGCAAAAACAAGACGGACAGCAGCAAAATCAGAATAAGGATCAGCAAAAACAACAAGACAAACAAAAAGAGCAGCAAAAGAAAGAAGAAGAAAAAAAGAAAGAGCAGAAGAAGGAAGAGCAAGACAAGAAAGAACAAGCAAAAAAAGATGAAGAAAAACAGCAGCAGGACAAAAAAGATAAAGAGCAAGATAAAGATAAAAAAGAAGATCAGGAAAAACAGGATAAGAAACAAAAAGAACAGCAAGAACAGGAACAGAAAAAGAAGGAAGAACAAAAGAAAAAAGAAGAGCAAAAAAAGAAAGAGGAAGAAGAGAGAAGAAGGCAACAGCAGAAAGAACAAGAGAAAAAAGAACAAGAAGAAGAAAAGAGGAAACAAGAGGAAAAAGAAAAACAAGATAAAATGAAACCTGAGGGAGAAGATCAGAAAGAACCTCAAGAAGGTGAGGGTGAACCTCTCCCTATGGAACCCAAGAAAGAACTTTCTCTTGAAGAAGCTAAAAATCTGCTACAATGGTTGGGTAAAGAAGATAGGGAATTAACGCCACAATATAAAAGAATGAAAAAGTACCGGGAACCTCCTGTAGGTAAAGACTGGTAGTAAAAATTCAAAATTTAAAACTAAAAAGTAAAAGAAATAGGGTGCACTATGAGTGATAGTGATCGCAGGCAATATCCAAGATACATAACTGATCTTTCAGCGTATTGTTATAAGATTCATATGGATGGGAATAATGAGTCATATTTAGCTAAAATAAAGGGATGTATTGGAAACAAAGATGGTGAGGTTATTGAGGCGAATAAAGTTACCGATATATCAAAAGGGGGACTGTTTCTTGCGACTATTGCGGCGTTTTGTGTAGATACAATCGTTGTTGTAGAATTATTTTTCCCGGAGGAACAAGACATAATATCTACAGTCGGTGTTGTTAAGTGGACTTTAGAATTAAAAGGGGATCATCCCTATTCATTTGGGTTAGGGATACAATTTCTGTATGTAAAAAAGACTGAATGGGCTAAACTTGAGAAATATTTTGGGCAATTAAAACCTTATGAGATCTAATATATATACATGTATGCGTAAAATGAAATATGCAGGTTTTATAATCGCAATCTTTTTGTATGCGTTTACTGCGAGCGCGGCAGATGTATCATTTAATGCATCTGTTGACAAGGATAAGGTAGGACGTGATGACAGGATCATCCTTACTGTCACCGTAAGCGGCATGCAGAATTCTCCTGAACCAAAGCTTTCAAAGCTTGATGGATTTGCTATCGCTTCCCGCGCATCGTCGTCACAGTATAATATTATTAATGGTCGAATGTCAGCGAGTAAGAGCTATAAATACGTTTTAATACCTGAAAAGATTGGGACATTTACAATCGGTGCCGCGACATTGACGTATCGAGGGCAAGAATACAAGACTGACTCGATAAAAGTAGAGGTTATTTCAGGAAGTACGGTTAAGCGTGCGTCAAGAGTTGATAAAGATGTTCCTAAAGCAAAAAAAGTCGATTTAGGGGACCGTGTATTTATAGATGTTGAGGTAGATAAAAATGAGGTCTATATCAATGAACAGATAACAATGAAATTCAAGTTTTATAGGTATAACTTGAATATTGCTGATCTGCAATATATTCCTCCCACCACAAAGAATTTTGTTGAAGAAAATTTAGGTCAGCAGCGTGATTTTCGTGAAGTAGTAAATGGCATGGTCTATGATGTAATAGAATTAAAAACTGCACTTTTCCCTGTGAGCAGCGGTGAACTCGAGATCAGTCCTGCAAAATTAAACTGTAGTGTGCTGGTCAGAACACAGCGTCGACGCAGGGGAGGGGACTCAATATTTGGCGATATTTTTGGGGACTCAATATTTGATGATCCGTTTTTCGATAATTATGTAAAGTATCCTGTTCAGGTTGAGTCAAAGCCGATAAAAGTAACCGTAAAACCTTTGCCACAAGCCGGTAGGCCAAAAGGATTTAATGGTGCGGTTGGGTCATATACCATGGAAGTATCTCTTAACACGACAAAGGTTAAGGTTGGGGAACCAATTACCATAACAATGAAAGTGTTAGGAGAGGGAAATATTTCAGGGGTTAATCCGCCGCTAATAAAAGGTATCGAAAACTTTAAGACCTATGAACCTGAAGGTAAAGTGAGTCAAGGTGTTCGTGGCGGAACTATAGTCGGTGAGAAAGTATTTGAACAAGTAATGGTTCCAAGAAAAGAAGGCAAACAACTCATCCCATCAGTGATATTTTCATATTTTGATCCTCGTTACAGCAGTTATAGGGCAGTGTCACGAGGGCCCTTCACTATTGATGTTGCTCCTGCTCCTGCAGGGAGCGTCATGCATGGTTTTGACACTGATATGCCGATAAAGGCGGGAAAAAAGAAGGTGCGAATACTCAAGCAGGATATACTTTTTATTAAAACATCTCCGGGGAGAGTCGTTCGGTTAGGAAGTACACTTGTTACAAATCCACTCTTTATTATTTTAAATATTATTCCTCTTATATTGTTTGGCGGTGTGTATGTCACTTTACGAAAACAGAATCGTCTAAAAACTGATGTGCGGTACGCGAGAGGAAAAAGAGCGTATAAAATGGCGATAAAAAATCTTTCTTCAACACACAAAATAATGAAGGCTGATAATGAAAAACAGTACTACAGTCACCTGTATAAAGTCCTTACGAATTATATTGGTGATAAGTTAAATATTCCCAGCGGTGGTATGACTGCGCAAATTGTTGATGAAGTTTTGATGAAAAAGAATTTGGATAAAGATCTTTGTGTAAAAATAAAACAATTTTTCGAAGAATGTGACATGGGGCAATTTGCCGCGTCTCACCGCGATGTTGCGACAATGAAGAAATTGGCGAGTGAAGTAGAAGCTCTGATAAAGAACTGTGAGAGGGTGCTATGAGAAGGCTTTCAATTTTGTTTGTCACACAGGCCATATTGGTCATATGTTTATGTGCGCCTGGATTCGCCCAGAAACAGTACGATAATTTTTATAAAGGAAATATTGCCTACGAAAAAGGTGAGTATGACCAAGCTGCTCAAGACTACGAAGGATTTCTTAAAAACGGATATGAAAGCGGTAATGTTTATTACAATCTTGGAAACACCTATTGGAAACTAAGGAATATCGGTAAATCGATACTCTTCTATGAAAAGGCATTACGCCTCATGCCTGGTGATGCAGATACATTAGCGAATCTTAATTTTGTGCAAAGGGAACTCGAAGATGTACCAGAGAAGGATAACCGAAACTGGTTTCTGAGAATGCTTGACTATTTCTTTGCAGGAATATCATTAGATGGGTTAACTATACTGTGCGGCGTGTTTTTATGGATGGCCTGTATTGTCGGCATTGCATATTTATTCTTGAAGAATAGGTGGAGCAGTGGCTTGAAGTATCCTCTTATAGTCGGTAATGTTTTTATTGTACTATTACTTATTCTTGTTATTCGTGTTGAATTTTACGAGAATATACATTACGGGATTGTTCTCAATAAGGAAATTGAAGTAAAATACGGGCCTGTTGTGGGCGATGCGGTGGCCTTTACGCTTCATGAAGGTTCTAAGGTGTGTATGGAGCATGAATCACATGATTGGTATCAGATATATTTCTCAAAAGGTAAGGTTGGCTGGGTGAGAAAGTCTACTCTTGGTGTAATTTAGTAAAGGGGGTCAGGCCTACACATTTGACATGATTTTAATCATGTCAAATGTGTAGGCCTGACCCCAGGAACTAATTACTAATTCAATTCGTTATTAAGGCGTTTAGTTTCGTGCCGTAATTCTCTTATTATCTCAATGCTGAATGCAGGGTTTATTGACGGGCATATGGTGTGATTGTGCCACAGTGGGTCCAAATCTTCTGATATAAATCCGTTTTTCACTGCGCGAGTCCATTCAATTGTCCCCGGGATTGATGAATATGATGCAAGAAGAATGTGCGCCCCAAGATTATGGATAAACGCTATGTCGCGCTTGACATCATCTACTGTTTGTCCGGGGAGTCCTACCAATAGGTACATTTCTATTTCTCTGGATGTGAATCCATTATTGTTCAGGTTGGTGAGGGCCTGCTCGATTTCTGTATTAGTTACTTTATCGCCGGTATCCTTTTGTTTCTCAGGGATTGTTGTTTCTATACCCAACCTTATAGTTCTAAAGTCTAAAAGCTTTATAAGTGAAGCAACTTCTGGGGTAATGTATCGTGCATGTAACGCGTTTGGCGTGTGAAAATAAAAGTGCAGATTGTTCTCAAGAATTTTTTTCATAAGCGGGATGAAATGTGATTCGGCTTTATATAAAACTGCGTCATCATAAAAGGCGATATTTTCTATTCCGAGATCATGGTAATGGGTGAGTTCTTTAATGATAGAGTCATGGTCTCTCTGAATAAAATGTGGTTCTATCAGTTTTGATGCGCAGTAGGTGCATGAAAAGGGGCATCCGACACTTGTTTGCAAAGCCGCTGCATTATTATTCTTCAATAGATGATATGCTGGTATGATGTCTTCGACACACTTACTTTTATCGAAAGAGTGATCGACGATGGCATTAATAATATTAATAAGATGATTAAGCTGTGGGTTTTTTAGAATGTAATCAGCTCCGGTATGTTTGCGTGCATGCTCAGGGCAGATTATAGGATATATACCACCAAGAATTACAGGAGTGTCAGGGAACTGCTCTTTTGTAATTTTAATTGTCTCGACTACTCCCGGATACCAATACGTCATTATTGATGTTAGTATGATTGCGTCAGGTTTTGTTGCTTGAGCGAGTTTTTTTCTGAACAATTCTACGGGAATCCCATAGCGGTAATATCGGCGCGAGACATTCTCAATTTCTTGAGGTTTTTCTATTTGAGTCTTTGGAAATTTGCCGCAATCATATTCATCAAAACGCGGTGTATTCCTTTTATAATACGTGGCTATGTCAGGATCTTTTCTATCGAGGCAATTAATAAGATCAATTTCACATCCCTGGCGTTCCAGAACGGATGCTGCCTTCAAAAGGCCATGTGGTCTTACCCACAGGTCGTATAATGCAAAGTCGTGTATATAAGGATTTATAAGTAATATGTTTATATTGTTCATAGTGTGACCTAGATTGTACAACTAAAATTCCAATAACCAAATACCAATTTCTCCCCAGGGGGACTTAATCCCGAAAATTCTACGAATCCCTCGGGGCAAACAAATCACAATTCCTAATGACCAAATTACAAAAAAGCGTTTTGAAATTGGAATTTTGATATTCTAATTTGTTTAGAATTTTGATATTAGGATTTAGAATTTATCATAATACAATGCATATTATATACTTGTGCATGGTATAATATCTGCTATTATATTACCAAAATAAGGAGTAATTATGAAAGAGAAGGTCATAATTTTTGATACGACTTTACGCGACGGCGAACAGTCTCCTGGGGCGAGCATGGACTTGAGAGAAAAACTTGAGGTTGCTCGTCAGCTCGAACGTATGAATGTGGATGTAATAGAGGCAGGTTTTCCTATTGCTTCACCCGGTGATTATGAAGCGGTAAAGCTTGTCTCAAAAGAACTAAAAAAACCTATTATTTGTGGATTGGCACGATCGGTGAAAAAAGATATTGATCGGGCACTTGATGCTTTGAAATATGCGAAACATCCTCGTATTCACATTTTTCTAGCAACATCAAAGATCCATATGAAACATAAGCTTAAAAAAGCTGAATCTGAAATACTTAAAATTGCCACAGAATCTGTTGCGTATGCAAGAAAATATATCAAGGATATTGAGTTTTCTCCTGAAGATGCTTCTCGTACAGAACCTGAATTCTTAAAGCAGGTTGTTGAAGCGGTTATCGGGGCAGGTGCAACAACGGTGAATATTCCTGATACAGTAGGATATACGCTTCCTTGTCCATATGGGGAACAAATAAAGTATTTGAAAGAAAATGTATCAAATATTGAGAAAGCAGTTATCAGTGTGCATTGTCACAATGATTTGGGCCTTGCTGTAGCTAATTCTATTAGTGCGATCGTTAATGGTGCACGTCAAATTGAGTGTACGATCAATGGTATCGGTGAGCGTGCAGGTAACGCTGCAATGGAAGAAATCGTCATGATATTGAAAACACGTAAAGATCTTTTCCGGGGACTCTACACTGATATCAATGCAAAAGAAATATATCGTTCAAGTAAATTGGTGAGCCAAATAACCGGTATCCATGTACAGCCCAACAAAGCTATTGTGGGTGAAAACGCGTTTGCGCATGAATCCGGTATTCATCAGGATGGTATGCTTAAGGAACGGACAACATATGAAATTATGAGGCCAGAATCAATCGGTCTTACTGAAAGTAAGCTCGTATTGGGGAAACATTCGGGTAGGCATGCTTTCAAAAATAAGCTGGAGTCTATGGGCCTTAGCCTTAAACAGGATGATTTAGATAAGGCATTTGAACGATTTAAGACCCTTGCTGACAAAAAGAAAACTATTTATGACGAGGATATTCAGGCGATTATCAGTGATGAGATTGCACACGGTAAAGAAACATATCAGCTTGAGTATTTAAATGTTACCAGCGGTACGGGATCTATACCGACAGCAACGGTAAAGGTTCGTAAAGGATCAAAGGTCCTGACAGATGCGGCCTGTGGTGACGGACCAGTAGATGCGGCCTGTAAGACTATTGATCGTATTACCGGTATTACCGGAAAGTTGACTAATTATTCTTTACGTGCGGTTACTTCCGGTAAGGATGCTATCGGTGAAGTATTTGTTCGTGTTGATAGCGAAGGCAAAACCGTAAGTGGTCGAGGGGCAAATACCGATATTATTGTAGCCAGCGCAAAAGCATATTTAAATGCGATAAATCATCTTATTTATATGAAGACGGAAAAAAAAGCTATAAGCGGTAAGGTTTAGTTTATAAGGGAAGATTTATGGGAATATCTGGCAAGACAAAAATATACGGAATATTTGGTTATCCAGTAAAGCATACCGCATCTCCTGCGATGCATAATGCGGCTTTCACAGAACTGGGTCTTGATGCAGTATATGTTCCATTTGAAGTGCCGACTACAGACTTATCTGTTGCTACACGCTCTCTGAGAGCGCTTGGTGTTTCCGGTATTAATGTTACGGTTCCTCATAAAGAAAAGATTATTCCGTATCTCGATTCGTTGTCTAAAGAAGCTAAACTAATTGGTGCGGTAAATACGATAGTAAATAAAAAGGGAAAGCTCATTGGATATAATACTGACGGTGCTGGCTTTGTCAGGTCGTTAGCACAAGACGCTGGATGCTCCGTAAAGGGAAAAAAGATGGTGTTGTTCGGTGCAGGTGGTGCTGGACGTGCTGTTGCGATCCAATCACTTTTAAAAGGTGTATCTCAGATTGTTATAGTTGATGTTGCCGAGAAAAAAGCAAAAAATCTTGCTAGATATATTAATCGTTCTGTTAAGGGAAATAAAGTTAAAGCAATATCTCATAAAGATAGTGCACTAAAAAATATAGTCTCTCAGGCTGATGTTGCTGTAAATGCGTCACCATGTGGTATGCATGCGAAAGATCCTCTTCCATTTGATCTTTCAGCTATCACAAAGAAAACAGTAGTGTATGATCTTATCTATAACCCTTCTGAAACGAGACTTTTAAAAAGTGCTAAAAAGAAGGGATGCATTACTGTAAACGGCATGGGAATGCTTCTTAATCAGGGATGTGAAGCGTTTGAAATATGGACTGGAAAGAAAGCACCTGTCACTATCATGAAGAAAGCTTTGAAAAGTTGTATATATAAGTAAAATCCTAAATAAT from Candidatus Ancaeobacter aquaticus includes the following:
- a CDS encoding tetratricopeptide repeat protein — encoded protein: MNNKICILFVIALSLGHIAWINTPSSKVKEGNKLFEEKKYDEAQKKYLEAQLEKPESESLFYNIANAEYKKNKYKDAAELYAKAAQTGDTLLAQKALYNTGNALFRQGKLKEALEIYKKAIDLDETDKDAKYNHEFVKKKIEEMKKQAQKREQQQKQKKQQQKDKQQQQQQNQQQQQQKQDGQQQNQNKDQQKQQDKQKEQQKKEEEKKKEQKKEEQDKKEQAKKDEEKQQQDKKDKEQDKDKKEDQEKQDKKQKEQQEQEQKKKEEQKKKEEQKKKEEEERRRQQQKEQEKKEQEEEKRKQEEKEKQDKMKPEGEDQKEPQEGEGEPLPMEPKKELSLEEAKNLLQWLGKEDRELTPQYKRMKKYREPPVGKDW
- a CDS encoding PilZ domain-containing protein; the encoded protein is MSDSDRRQYPRYITDLSAYCYKIHMDGNNESYLAKIKGCIGNKDGEVIEANKVTDISKGGLFLATIAAFCVDTIVVVELFFPEEQDIISTVGVVKWTLELKGDHPYSFGLGIQFLYVKKTEWAKLEKYFGQLKPYEI
- a CDS encoding shikimate dehydrogenase, producing MGISGKTKIYGIFGYPVKHTASPAMHNAAFTELGLDAVYVPFEVPTTDLSVATRSLRALGVSGINVTVPHKEKIIPYLDSLSKEAKLIGAVNTIVNKKGKLIGYNTDGAGFVRSLAQDAGCSVKGKKMVLFGAGGAGRAVAIQSLLKGVSQIVIVDVAEKKAKNLARYINRSVKGNKVKAISHKDSALKNIVSQADVAVNASPCGMHAKDPLPFDLSAITKKTVVYDLIYNPSETRLLKSAKKKGCITVNGMGMLLNQGCEAFEIWTGKKAPVTIMKKALKSCIYK
- a CDS encoding tetratricopeptide repeat protein, with the translated sequence MRRLSILFVTQAILVICLCAPGFAQKQYDNFYKGNIAYEKGEYDQAAQDYEGFLKNGYESGNVYYNLGNTYWKLRNIGKSILFYEKALRLMPGDADTLANLNFVQRELEDVPEKDNRNWFLRMLDYFFAGISLDGLTILCGVFLWMACIVGIAYLFLKNRWSSGLKYPLIVGNVFIVLLLILVIRVEFYENIHYGIVLNKEIEVKYGPVVGDAVAFTLHEGSKVCMEHESHDWYQIYFSKGKVGWVRKSTLGVI
- a CDS encoding radical SAM protein; this encodes MNNINILLINPYIHDFALYDLWVRPHGLLKAASVLERQGCEIDLINCLDRKDPDIATYYKRNTPRFDEYDCGKFPKTQIEKPQEIENVSRRYYRYGIPVELFRKKLAQATKPDAIILTSIMTYWYPGVVETIKITKEQFPDTPVILGGIYPIICPEHARKHTGADYILKNPQLNHLINIINAIVDHSFDKSKCVEDIIPAYHLLKNNNAAALQTSVGCPFSCTYCASKLIEPHFIQRDHDSIIKELTHYHDLGIENIAFYDDAVLYKAESHFIPLMKKILENNLHFYFHTPNALHARYITPEVASLIKLLDFRTIRLGIETTIPEKQKDTGDKVTNTEIEQALTNLNNNGFTSREIEMYLLVGLPGQTVDDVKRDIAFIHNLGAHILLASYSSIPGTIEWTRAVKNGFISEDLDPLWHNHTICPSINPAFSIEIIRELRHETKRLNNELN
- a CDS encoding BatD family protein, yielding MRSNIYTCMRKMKYAGFIIAIFLYAFTASAADVSFNASVDKDKVGRDDRIILTVTVSGMQNSPEPKLSKLDGFAIASRASSSQYNIINGRMSASKSYKYVLIPEKIGTFTIGAATLTYRGQEYKTDSIKVEVISGSTVKRASRVDKDVPKAKKVDLGDRVFIDVEVDKNEVYINEQITMKFKFYRYNLNIADLQYIPPTTKNFVEENLGQQRDFREVVNGMVYDVIELKTALFPVSSGELEISPAKLNCSVLVRTQRRRRGGDSIFGDIFGDSIFDDPFFDNYVKYPVQVESKPIKVTVKPLPQAGRPKGFNGAVGSYTMEVSLNTTKVKVGEPITITMKVLGEGNISGVNPPLIKGIENFKTYEPEGKVSQGVRGGTIVGEKVFEQVMVPRKEGKQLIPSVIFSYFDPRYSSYRAVSRGPFTIDVAPAPAGSVMHGFDTDMPIKAGKKKVRILKQDILFIKTSPGRVVRLGSTLVTNPLFIILNIIPLILFGGVYVTLRKQNRLKTDVRYARGKRAYKMAIKNLSSTHKIMKADNEKQYYSHLYKVLTNYIGDKLNIPSGGMTAQIVDEVLMKKNLDKDLCVKIKQFFEECDMGQFAASHRDVATMKKLASEVEALIKNCERVL
- a CDS encoding 2-isopropylmalate synthase, translated to MKEKVIIFDTTLRDGEQSPGASMDLREKLEVARQLERMNVDVIEAGFPIASPGDYEAVKLVSKELKKPIICGLARSVKKDIDRALDALKYAKHPRIHIFLATSKIHMKHKLKKAESEILKIATESVAYARKYIKDIEFSPEDASRTEPEFLKQVVEAVIGAGATTVNIPDTVGYTLPCPYGEQIKYLKENVSNIEKAVISVHCHNDLGLAVANSISAIVNGARQIECTINGIGERAGNAAMEEIVMILKTRKDLFRGLYTDINAKEIYRSSKLVSQITGIHVQPNKAIVGENAFAHESGIHQDGMLKERTTYEIMRPESIGLTESKLVLGKHSGRHAFKNKLESMGLSLKQDDLDKAFERFKTLADKKKTIYDEDIQAIISDEIAHGKETYQLEYLNVTSGTGSIPTATVKVRKGSKVLTDAACGDGPVDAACKTIDRITGITGKLTNYSLRAVTSGKDAIGEVFVRVDSEGKTVSGRGANTDIIVASAKAYLNAINHLIYMKTEKKAISGKV